A DNA window from Zingiber officinale cultivar Zhangliang chromosome 3A, Zo_v1.1, whole genome shotgun sequence contains the following coding sequences:
- the LOC122050208 gene encoding protein FAR1-RELATED SEQUENCE 5-like, translating into MDLSLVESTSCRRLNFDVNEDCRDNEFDVIDEGTDSTMLLMNSDTSIIEELMPKIGMEFKTEEDAYQFYLKYAKQVGFGIRRSKSHNDKSGKLIDRIFCCCAQGKRGKDKRDVYVKSHRPETRFGCEAKMKISCRKNGKLSVEQFVKEHNHYLSSPNKTHLYRSHRNISSSAAIQIEMASDVGIPPKASHDLMVKEVGGRDNLCFIPQYYNNYLRSKRTRNIRVGDTGVDEDDLITNIFWCDAKMRADYDNFGDVVCFDTTYRKNNEGRPIALFVGVNHHKQSIIFGAALLYDETSLTFEWLFDTFTKAMCEKKPITILTDQDAAMAKALTSKWPETHHRLCIWHIYQNAAIHLSEVFSEFKEFTKDFASCIYDFDEEEDFILAWNMMLTKYALEDNDWLRHKGSLNPKTCNSMRYKELSGLYVQLVTKAAEREDTYKVVKDGLLSMFQMVDERLQVNEPTSQHSIEREFESGEGNSLGVKGIKTKKKPVSGFSAVNYTRIFFLQRVFSIDTIVKPLPPAMQYTSPGI; encoded by the exons ATGGACTTGTCGTTGGTTGAATCTACGAGTTGTCGTAGGTTAAATTTTGATGTAAACGAAGATTGTCGAGATAATGAGTTTGATGTTATTGATGAGGGTACAGACTCTACCATGTTATTGATGAATTCTGACACATCTATCATAGAAGAATTGATGCCAAAAATCGGTATGGAATTTAAGACGGAAGAGGATGCCTatcaattttatttgaaatatgctaaacaagttgGATTTGGCATAAGAAGGAGTAAAAGCCACAATGATAAATCGGGTAAATTAATTGACAGGATTTTTTGTTGTTGTGCACAAGGAAAAAGGGGAAAAGACAAACGAGATGTTTATGTGAAATCTCATCGTCCTGAAACAAGGTTTGGTTGTGAGGCTAAAATGAAGATTAGTTGTCGAAAAAATGGCAAATTGAGTGTGGAGCAAtttgttaaagagcataatcattatctttcaaGTCCAAACAAAACTCATCTCTACAGAAGTCATAGAAATATTTCTTCTTCTGCTGCAATACAAATTGAGATGGCAAGTGATGTGGGAATCCCCCCAaaagcatctcatgatcttatggtgaAAGAAGTTGGTGGGAGGGATAATTTATGTTTTATTCCGCAATATTACAACAACTACTTGCGATCCAAAAGAACAAGAAATATTAGAGTTGGTGATACAGGAG ttgatgaagatgatttgataaCTAATATTTTTTGGTGTGATGCTAAGATGAGAGCTGATTATGACAATTTTGGAGATGTTGTTTGCTTTGACACAACATACAGGAAGAACAATGAAGGTCGTCCAATTGCGTTATTTGTGGGTGTTAATCATCATAAGCAGTCCATAATTTTTGGTGcagctttattatatgatgaaacaTCTTTGACATTCGAGTGGTTGTTTGATACATTTACTAAAGCTATGTGTGAAAAAAAACCAATAACTATTCTTACAGATCAAGATGCAGCAATGGCAAAGGCTTTGACTTCCAAATGGCCTGAAACACATCATCGTTTGTGTATTTGGCACATTTATCAGAATGCGGCAATACATTTGAGTGAAGTTTTTTCTGAGTTCAAAGAGTTTACTAAAGATTTTGCCTCgtgtatatatgattttgatgaagaagaagattttattttagcTTGGAACATGATGTTGACCAAGTATGCACTTGAAGACAATGATTGGTTGAGAC ACAAAGGTAGTTTGAATCCAAAAACTTGCAACAGTATGCGATATAAAGAATTGAGTGGATTATATGTTCAACTGGTTACCAAGGCAGCAGAGAGGGAAGATACTTACAAGGTtgttaaagatggtttgttgAGTATGTTTCAGATGGTGGATGAGAGGTTACAAGTTAATGAACCAACTTCCCAACACTCTATTGAAAGAGAGTTTGAAAGTGGCGAAGGAAACTCTCTTGGAGTCAAAGGaattaaaacaaagaagaaacCGGTTTCAG GCTTTAGTGCTGTTAACTATACCAGAATCTTT TTTCTACAGCGGGTTTTCAGCATAGATACAATTGTGAAACCTCTTCCTCCTGCTATGCAATATACGTCTCCAGGAATATGA